One window of Flavobacteriales bacterium genomic DNA carries:
- a CDS encoding nitrate- and nitrite sensing domain-containing protein: MTWRFADLPIRTKFLFTLGIPVIGLIALISKQVDSSIKRNDVLGYVSNQARNIRVIGDVVDGLQNESAVTVATMEGVLPNARLLELVRVQSDAYITRLNDPGLTIDPLLRPGDVLRPLESYRERVDARNISAAHAEEVYRAMDNELLRNLGEVSKQAMDPETNDKLFAHQSLLNAKEALNDIRNRILRAFATGTLSTAGLGELNERIAVYETSTVLFQRDATPDVLGYYRSTFQGPEVNFVRSMIGTVHEKRSVSGLGTTAAEWWELSGKTMERMREVEERSIDSIIVASQGFSGAARNRLLLVLLALLGVVGAVAVMAVVIMRGIRSTVSEVTDAASALAQGDVRARVPVTSNDEVGHMAGSFNAMIEAIRSLSASADAIGKGNYETPVIVRGDQDVLGHSLTRMRDNLKSARERDMENNRALREEKEKLEKANERIQTLIREIHHRVKNNLQVVASMLRLQSGTIADEHLQQIFAQSQSRVASMALIHEKLYKGDDLAQVDLSQYIKDLFAELVQLNKVRESIRYRTAIDPDLVLDLDTMVPLGLILNELITNSFKHAFSEGQEGFINLRIHRADDDKFDLQYSDNGQGIPEEKLTGDTGTLGRSLIESLVEQLDGFMTLESDGTGTRYHIRFKVS, translated from the coding sequence ATGACCTGGCGCTTTGCCGACCTTCCCATACGCACCAAGTTCCTGTTCACTCTGGGCATCCCGGTGATCGGGCTTATTGCGCTTATCAGCAAGCAGGTGGATTCCAGCATCAAGCGCAATGATGTACTGGGCTACGTTTCCAATCAGGCCCGTAACATCCGCGTGATCGGCGACGTGGTGGACGGGCTGCAGAATGAAAGTGCGGTGACCGTGGCCACGATGGAGGGGGTCTTGCCGAACGCCCGTCTCTTGGAACTGGTCCGCGTACAAAGCGACGCGTACATCACGCGGCTGAACGATCCGGGCTTGACCATCGATCCCCTCCTGCGGCCCGGTGACGTGCTTCGGCCGTTGGAGAGCTACCGCGAGCGGGTCGACGCACGGAACATCTCGGCCGCGCATGCCGAAGAGGTCTATCGGGCCATGGACAATGAACTGCTGCGCAATTTGGGGGAGGTCTCCAAGCAGGCGATGGACCCGGAGACGAACGACAAGCTATTTGCTCACCAAAGTCTGCTCAACGCGAAGGAGGCGCTCAACGACATCCGTAACCGCATCCTGCGCGCTTTCGCCACCGGGACGCTCAGTACGGCGGGCCTTGGTGAGCTCAACGAGCGGATCGCCGTGTACGAAACGAGCACCGTGCTGTTCCAGCGCGACGCCACGCCCGACGTGCTGGGTTACTACCGCAGCACCTTCCAAGGCCCGGAGGTCAATTTCGTACGGTCCATGATCGGTACCGTCCATGAGAAGCGCTCAGTCAGTGGGCTGGGCACCACCGCCGCGGAATGGTGGGAGCTGAGCGGCAAGACCATGGAGCGCATGCGGGAGGTGGAGGAGCGTTCCATCGACTCGATCATCGTGGCCAGCCAAGGCTTTTCCGGCGCGGCGCGGAACCGCTTACTGCTGGTGCTGCTGGCCCTATTGGGCGTAGTGGGCGCAGTGGCCGTGATGGCCGTGGTGATCATGCGCGGGATCCGCAGCACCGTCTCGGAGGTCACCGATGCGGCCTCGGCGCTGGCCCAGGGCGATGTGCGCGCACGTGTCCCGGTGACCTCCAATGACGAAGTGGGCCACATGGCCGGGTCCTTCAACGCGATGATCGAGGCGATACGCTCGCTTTCCGCCAGCGCGGACGCCATCGGGAAGGGGAACTACGAGACTCCTGTGATCGTGCGCGGGGACCAGGACGTGCTGGGCCACTCCCTTACCCGGATGCGGGACAACCTCAAGTCCGCACGTGAGCGGGACATGGAGAACAACCGTGCGCTCCGCGAGGAAAAAGAGAAGCTCGAAAAGGCCAATGAGCGCATCCAGACGCTCATCCGCGAGATCCACCACCGGGTGAAGAACAACCTGCAGGTGGTGGCCAGCATGCTCCGCCTGCAATCCGGTACCATTGCGGACGAGCATCTCCAGCAGATCTTCGCGCAGAGCCAAAGCCGTGTGGCCTCCATGGCCCTGATCCATGAGAAGCTGTACAAGGGTGATGACCTCGCGCAAGTGGACCTGTCCCAGTACATCAAGGATCTTTTTGCGGAGCTGGTGCAGTTGAACAAGGTCCGTGAAAGCATCCGCTACCGCACCGCGATAGATCCGGACCTCGTACTGGACCTGGACACCATGGTGCCCTTGGGCTTGATCCTCAACGAGCTGATCACTAATTCGTTCAAGCACGCGTTCTCCGAAGGGCAGGAGGGCTTCATCAATTTAAGGATCCATCGTGCAGACGATGATAAGTTCGATCTGCAATACAGCGACAATGGCCAAGGGATACCCGAGGAGAAGTTGACCGGCGACACCGGCACGTTGGGCCGCAGCCTGATCGAAAGCCTTGTGGAGCAGCTCGACGGATTCATGACCCTGGAAAGTGACGGCACGGGAACGCGCTACCACATCCGTTTCAAGGTGAGTTGA
- a CDS encoding tetratricopeptide repeat protein, giving the protein MRHPLPRHPSFRRHRPLRALVRVSVLAMALAHWGTAQAQPAAASVPQVLALPDDTAKVLKLSDLCFAYRRTDADSALILGNAALRLAQKLQYRRGEAQACNDIAILHIDRSDFTAADSLLRRSLGLRTQLGDSAGMAAVYNKLGIIYQARFMLEEALEEDLKALQIYERTGPPAHEAAILNNIAILRFNLNRLPDALATHRRAAAIRARIGDGAGLAASHGNMANVEVQLGDTAAAIAHYEEAIAYFREQDQKPELAVQLNNLAGIHLARGQLEEAASGYGEALSIRTQAGERKAIASSLIGLGGTRLRQGRFDEARRMLLNALAMSRAVDARSEQMQALLDLARLHAKLDHGDSSFFYHQHYAALKDSVFTADMSARLAQAETKFETAKKERRILAQRAEIAELEQQGEHRRLWLVTAVGGSALVLVTALLLFQVQRRRARAKHDAALITEREAGLRGVIKATETERTRIARELHDGVGQQLTGLKFRLEELEAKADTEHGSGSSAVSEALAIADDAGREVRDIAHAMMPRALGDQGLGPATSDMLARVLAGAGITHEFDQFGLQDRLPADVEVGVYRIAQELVQNTMKHAQARQVNLQLLRNNGHLVLLYEDDGKGMDLGAGHDGIGLRNIRERVRALRGIFTIGNGEVRGIHATLRIPLDAG; this is encoded by the coding sequence ATGCGCCACCCGCTGCCGAGGCATCCTTCCTTCCGCCGCCACCGGCCGCTCCGAGCATTGGTCCGAGTATCCGTGCTGGCAATGGCCTTGGCGCATTGGGGCACCGCACAAGCACAGCCTGCGGCCGCTTCGGTCCCGCAAGTGCTGGCACTGCCGGATGACACGGCCAAGGTGCTGAAGCTCTCCGACCTCTGCTTCGCATACCGCCGAACGGATGCGGACTCGGCCCTGATCCTTGGTAACGCCGCGCTAAGGCTTGCCCAAAAGCTGCAATATCGGCGCGGTGAGGCGCAGGCCTGCAACGACATCGCCATCCTCCATATCGACCGCAGTGACTTTACCGCAGCGGACAGCCTGTTGCGGCGCTCGCTCGGCCTGCGTACCCAGCTCGGCGACTCCGCGGGCATGGCCGCCGTGTACAACAAGCTCGGCATCATCTATCAGGCCCGCTTCATGCTGGAAGAAGCCTTGGAAGAGGACCTCAAAGCCTTGCAGATCTATGAGCGGACCGGACCGCCCGCCCATGAAGCCGCCATCCTGAACAACATCGCCATCCTGCGCTTCAACCTGAATCGACTGCCCGACGCCCTGGCCACGCACCGCCGAGCGGCCGCGATCCGAGCCCGCATCGGCGACGGGGCCGGACTGGCCGCGTCGCATGGCAACATGGCCAACGTGGAGGTACAGCTCGGCGACACCGCAGCGGCCATCGCACACTACGAGGAAGCCATCGCCTACTTCCGCGAACAGGACCAGAAGCCCGAACTGGCCGTGCAGTTGAACAATCTGGCCGGCATCCACCTGGCCCGCGGCCAGCTGGAGGAAGCTGCATCGGGCTATGGCGAAGCCCTCTCGATCCGTACGCAGGCGGGCGAACGCAAAGCCATCGCCTCCTCCCTGATCGGGCTGGGGGGCACCCGCTTGCGGCAGGGACGCTTCGACGAGGCCCGGCGCATGCTGCTGAACGCTCTGGCCATGAGCCGCGCCGTGGACGCCCGCAGCGAGCAGATGCAGGCGCTGCTCGATCTGGCCCGTCTTCACGCCAAGCTCGACCATGGGGACAGCTCCTTCTTCTACCACCAACACTACGCCGCCTTGAAGGACTCGGTCTTCACCGCCGACATGAGCGCGCGGCTGGCACAGGCCGAAACGAAATTCGAGACCGCGAAAAAGGAACGTCGGATCCTGGCCCAACGGGCAGAGATCGCGGAGCTGGAACAACAAGGGGAGCACCGCAGATTGTGGCTCGTCACCGCCGTGGGCGGATCGGCCTTGGTGCTGGTGACCGCGCTGTTGCTGTTCCAAGTACAGCGGCGCCGGGCACGGGCAAAGCATGATGCGGCCCTCATCACCGAGCGCGAGGCCGGGCTGCGCGGTGTGATCAAGGCCACCGAGACCGAGCGCACCCGCATCGCCCGCGAATTGCACGACGGCGTGGGCCAGCAGCTTACCGGCCTCAAGTTCCGCTTGGAGGAACTTGAGGCCAAGGCGGATACGGAACACGGCAGCGGAAGCTCTGCAGTTTCCGAGGCATTGGCCATCGCGGACGATGCGGGCCGCGAAGTGCGCGACATCGCCCATGCCATGATGCCGCGCGCATTGGGCGATCAAGGTCTGGGCCCGGCCACTTCGGACATGCTTGCACGCGTCCTCGCGGGTGCGGGCATCACCCATGAGTTCGATCAGTTCGGCCTGCAGGACCGCTTGCCGGCGGACGTGGAGGTGGGCGTGTACCGCATCGCCCAAGAGCTGGTGCAGAACACCATGAAGCACGCCCAAGCGCGACAAGTGAACCTCCAATTACTGAGGAACAACGGGCATCTCGTCCTGCTCTATGAGGATGACGGCAAGGGCATGGACCTTGGTGCAGGCCACGACGGCATCGGGCTGCGCAACATCCGTGAGCGGGTCCGGGCCCTGCGCGGCATTTTCACCATCGGCAACGGTGAGGTCCGCGGGATCCACGCCACCCTACGGATTCCGCTGGACGCCGGTTGA
- a CDS encoding YebC/PmpR family DNA-binding transcriptional regulator, with the protein MGRVFEKRKHRIFARNAKLSKLFTRIGKEIAMAVKAGGPSPDSNHRLKVAIQNAKGMNMPKDIIDRAIKKAAGGNEADYSEMNYEGYAPGGVAIFVETATNNTTRTVANVRSFFNKCDSTLGNSGSLSHVFDRKAEFVVTEEALKGMDTDEFEMACIDAGAEDVIHDEEGFIILAPYTEFGSLQHKLDELKLEAKSAELKRFPLTTHPVDLDTARNVMKLIDLLDEDEDVNTVYHNMELSEEVEAALAEE; encoded by the coding sequence ATGGGACGGGTCTTCGAAAAACGCAAGCACCGGATCTTCGCACGCAACGCCAAGCTCAGCAAGCTCTTCACCCGCATCGGCAAGGAGATCGCCATGGCCGTGAAGGCCGGCGGCCCGAGCCCTGATTCCAACCACCGCTTGAAGGTGGCCATCCAGAACGCCAAGGGCATGAACATGCCCAAGGACATCATCGACCGCGCGATCAAAAAGGCCGCCGGTGGCAACGAGGCCGACTACTCGGAAATGAACTACGAGGGCTATGCCCCCGGCGGCGTGGCCATCTTCGTGGAAACCGCCACCAACAATACCACCCGCACCGTGGCCAACGTCCGCAGCTTCTTCAACAAATGCGACAGCACCCTTGGCAACTCCGGCTCGCTGTCCCATGTGTTCGACCGCAAAGCCGAGTTCGTGGTGACGGAAGAGGCGCTGAAGGGAATGGACACCGACGAGTTCGAAATGGCCTGCATCGACGCAGGTGCCGAGGACGTGATCCATGACGAGGAGGGCTTCATCATACTGGCGCCTTACACCGAGTTCGGCTCCTTGCAGCACAAGCTGGACGAATTGAAATTGGAGGCCAAGAGCGCCGAACTCAAGCGTTTTCCGTTAACCACCCACCCCGTGGACTTGGACACTGCGCGCAACGTGATGAAGCTGATCGACCTGCTGGACGAGGACGAGGACGTGAACACCGTGTACCACAACATGGAACTGAGCGAGGAGGTGGAGGCGGCGTTGGCCGAGGAGTGA
- a CDS encoding acyl-CoA carboxylase subunit beta yields MKAKFALLGEKTGEALLGGGTERIDAQHKKGKLTARERIHLLLDEGSFQEIGQLVTHRSVHFGLDKQHFLGDGVITGYGTIQGRTVYVFSQDFTVLGGSLAEAHAEKICRVMDLAMQNGSPVIGLNDSGGARIQEGVVSLGGYADIFHRNVMASGVVPQISAILGPCAGGAVYSPALTDFVLMVESTSYMFVTGPNVVKTVTHETVTAEELGGASTHASKSGVAHFTAPDEMDALDQLRRLVGYMPNNCEERAPVLPYEPGDESRPALNTILPENPNQPYDIRDVLNAVIDPDSSMEVHAEYARNMVIGFARVAGETVGCVANQPSVLAGVLDIDASIKAARFVRFCDAFNIPLLVFVDVPGFLPGTEQEWRGIIDHGAKLLYAFSEATVPRITVITRKAYGGAYDVMNSKHIGCDMNYAWPAAEIAVMGAKGAAEIIFRNDIKKSADPEATLAEKEAEYKERFANPYEAAAFGFIDEVIQPSETRQKVIEALRMLRNKAKRLPRKKHGNIPL; encoded by the coding sequence ATGAAAGCCAAGTTCGCCCTGTTGGGGGAGAAGACCGGAGAAGCCTTGCTGGGAGGAGGCACCGAACGCATCGACGCCCAGCACAAAAAGGGCAAACTCACCGCCCGCGAGCGTATCCACCTGCTGCTGGACGAAGGTTCCTTCCAGGAGATCGGCCAATTGGTGACGCACCGCAGCGTCCACTTCGGGCTGGACAAGCAGCACTTCCTCGGCGACGGCGTGATCACCGGCTACGGCACCATTCAAGGGCGTACCGTCTACGTGTTCTCGCAGGATTTTACCGTGCTCGGCGGCTCCTTGGCCGAGGCGCACGCGGAAAAGATCTGCCGCGTCATGGACCTCGCCATGCAGAACGGCTCCCCGGTCATCGGCCTGAACGACAGTGGCGGCGCGCGCATCCAGGAGGGAGTGGTCTCTCTTGGTGGCTATGCGGACATCTTCCACCGCAACGTGATGGCCAGCGGCGTGGTGCCGCAGATCAGCGCCATCCTCGGCCCCTGCGCGGGCGGTGCCGTGTACAGCCCCGCCCTCACGGACTTCGTGCTGATGGTGGAGAGCACCAGCTACATGTTCGTCACCGGCCCCAACGTGGTGAAGACCGTGACGCACGAAACGGTGACCGCCGAGGAACTCGGCGGTGCCAGCACCCACGCCTCCAAGAGCGGCGTGGCGCATTTTACCGCGCCGGACGAAATGGACGCCCTCGACCAGTTGCGCCGCTTGGTGGGCTATATGCCGAACAACTGCGAGGAACGCGCACCCGTGCTGCCGTACGAGCCCGGTGACGAATCACGCCCCGCGCTGAACACCATCCTGCCGGAGAACCCCAACCAGCCCTACGACATCCGGGACGTGCTGAACGCGGTGATCGACCCCGACAGCAGCATGGAAGTGCATGCGGAATATGCGCGTAACATGGTGATCGGCTTTGCCCGCGTGGCCGGTGAGACGGTGGGCTGCGTGGCGAACCAGCCCTCGGTGCTCGCCGGCGTGCTGGACATCGATGCCAGCATCAAGGCCGCCCGCTTCGTGCGATTCTGCGACGCCTTCAACATCCCGTTGCTCGTCTTCGTGGACGTTCCCGGCTTCCTCCCCGGCACCGAACAGGAATGGCGCGGCATCATCGACCATGGCGCCAAGCTGCTGTATGCCTTCAGCGAGGCCACCGTGCCACGCATCACCGTGATCACACGGAAAGCCTACGGCGGCGCGTATGACGTGATGAACAGCAAGCACATCGGCTGTGACATGAACTACGCGTGGCCCGCTGCGGAGATCGCCGTGATGGGCGCGAAAGGTGCCGCCGAGATCATCTTCCGCAACGACATCAAGAAGTCGGCGGACCCGGAGGCCACCCTTGCGGAAAAGGAGGCGGAGTACAAAGAACGTTTCGCCAATCCTTACGAGGCAGCCGCGTTCGGCTTCATCGACGAGGTGATCCAGCCTTCGGAGACCCGCCAAAAGGTGATCGAGGCGTTGCGCATGCTCCGCAACAAGGCCAAGCGGCTTCCCCGGAAGAAGCACGGCAACATCCCGCTGTAA
- a CDS encoding response regulator transcription factor, whose translation MELKTPVRLVLCDDHRIITDGLQRLLQDAAWVECVGTAASGKELLFLLEHLSADIILLDLDMPGMDGAEAMQQVKDRWPRTKVIILTMHDGPSMVRRLMEQGADGYLLKTCGRDELLRAIQAVHEGNKHFSAEITESLLKHRAEVSSREDRLGAISEREREVLAALAQGLSNKEIGDRLFISHRTVDTHRSNLMKKLNVHNLAGLVRLAMSAGLVR comes from the coding sequence ATGGAATTGAAGACACCGGTGAGGCTCGTGTTGTGCGACGATCACCGCATCATCACCGACGGGCTGCAGCGACTGCTGCAGGATGCGGCATGGGTGGAATGCGTGGGCACCGCTGCCTCGGGCAAAGAACTGCTCTTCCTGCTGGAACACCTTTCCGCTGACATCATCCTGCTGGACCTCGACATGCCCGGCATGGACGGTGCGGAGGCCATGCAGCAGGTCAAGGACCGGTGGCCCCGGACCAAAGTGATCATCCTCACCATGCACGATGGGCCCAGCATGGTGCGCCGCCTTATGGAGCAAGGTGCCGATGGCTACCTGCTGAAGACCTGCGGGCGGGATGAGCTGTTACGGGCGATACAGGCCGTGCATGAGGGGAACAAGCACTTTTCCGCGGAGATCACCGAATCCTTGCTCAAGCATCGGGCGGAGGTCTCATCACGGGAAGACCGCCTCGGTGCGATCAGCGAACGGGAACGCGAGGTGCTGGCCGCCTTGGCCCAGGGCCTCTCGAACAAGGAGATCGGCGATCGCCTCTTCATCTCACACCGCACCGTGGACACCCACCGCAGCAACCTGATGAAGAAGCTGAACGTGCATAACCTCGCAGGCCTGGTGCGCTTGGCCATGTCAGCAGGCCTCGTTCGATAG